From Drosophila suzukii chromosome 2R, CBGP_Dsuzu_IsoJpt1.0, whole genome shotgun sequence, a single genomic window includes:
- the Patronin gene encoding patronin isoform X35 has protein sequence MDVETQEIRQARQRASVKWLLSKAFNNRVPDNLKEPFYRDHENQERLKPQIIVELGNATLYCQTLSNLYSDPNYQSMNHWSIIQTLARKGVPVAESSDMPITETVLIQTNPLRINAHMSVIESLMVLYAKEISSGDRVMAAIRRISGNNYQAPPGQSYEQALLGWISHACAALKKRIIKEVDAGLPDDNGSRLQTPDIPPVRDFQDLCDGICLALLISYYCPKVVPWTSVRINYLPAVEDSIHNILLVCNFSQKHLPYSVFHMTPEDVTYMRGSMKLNLVLLLTDLFNLFEIHPAKCVCYPGMDGQVPHSNSFGGGLNRRSTPPNEYQTVQSNNFDGNNHAEAFVVHKSRGITTLASMHSQQQQQLHQQHQQQQQQQYHQQAPQQHPSQSQLQIQQQEPLVPARLRQAKEKTNVESKADERGDFVAAGRPSNWEQSRRPSFAGRRSRRNSSSEDSQLTIENFGGSQDQLNTLGRYERDRERKLSNTSVGSAYPVEPAVAVRSSIADARGTLQLGYDTDSGSEKQDRETEKYSMRRQVSVDNVPTVSSHNLSNTGSPLPVARHKQHSSDKDYSSNSGMTPDAYNDTRSTSGYDPESTPVRKSSTSSMPASPAAWQLDVGDDDMRSLENASKLSTIRMKLEEKRRRIEQDKRKIEMALLRHQEKEDLESCPDVMKWETMSNESKRTPDMDPVDLDKYQQSIAIMNMNLQDIQQDIHRLATQQSQMQAQHLQAQQLMQAQQIANMLNQQQTYGSQQHLADHHYQQPRPMQQSFGSSPHLPQAYNAPVSAYSSRPPSRDPYQQQHQHQQPQPMAMPQPMQYVNEHGQYMSPPQPAHYMQQQPQQQPQSIYSDNGAAYNNHSNHSPYGGAPQYRSSVVYDDYGQPTNHFYLHESSPQPQAHPQRRTWAHSAAAAAYEQQQQIQPPLVDVNAWQTQQHQKQKQTWMNRPPSSAGAPSPGSFVLHQNGGGGGGGGGGGELQHLFQVQASPQHGQRQVSGSNGVQRQQSLTNLRDNRSPKAPQQMGMPMVMPMQHEDMMAPQSICFIGDEEDVDELERNIIESMQSTRISDFVHQQQQQHQQQLQQQQRLQGHSGRGSSSEDYDSGEMISNKLNITSGNLTYRIPSPSRPSIQANSFQDPRAMAAASGGEDQPPEKGFYISFDDEQPKRPKPPLRAKRSPKKEAPPGSRDSVDNQATLKRESLSQLHNNNIIGFGGEDVNSKPMTRHSIHGLNNSNSVKSPGNATYNKYTDEPPIQLRQLAASGAVSPTGNERRLLEDLTNQPPQQLMQQPMSPTRLQQSSNNAEAAKNKALVIGADSTNLDPDSVDEMERRKEKIMLLSLQRRQQQEEAKARKEIESSQKREKEREKEEERSRKKEEQMARRAAILEQHRLKKAIEEAEREGKTLDRPDLHVKLQPHSSTSTTPRLRQQRTTRPRPKTIHVDDASVDISEASSISSRGKKGSSSNLTGYGQLSSNSMKRDYYRGSQDSLTVKEPAGVERGRTLSRISVAKGSTLNFRGRKSNSLMNLCDSGLGRATPPRRAPSPGMGMGASGPKLYKQPAAKSNRGIILNAVEYCVFPGVVNREAKQKVLEKIARSEAKHFLVLFRDAGCQFRALYSYQPETDQVTKLYGTGPSQVDEVMFDKFFKYNSGGKCFSQVHTKHLTVTIDAFTIHNSLWQGKRVQLPSKKDMALVI, from the exons ATGGATGTCGAAACACAGGAAATACGACAG GCTCGTCAACGTGCTTCCGTCAAGTGGCTGCTCTCGAAGGCCTTCAACAATCGCGTGCCGGACAACCTGAAGGAGCCCTTCTACCGCGACCATGAGAACCAGGAGCGCCTCAAGCCGCAGATCATCGTGGAGCTGGGCAACGCCACGCTCTACTGCCAGACGCTGTCCAATCTGTACTCAGATCCCAACTACCAAAGCATGAACCACTGGTCAATAATACAGACGCTAGCGCGCAAGGGAGTTCCCGTGGCGGAATCCTCGGACATGCCCATTACCGAAACGGTATTAATTCAAACGAATCCGCTGCGAATT AACGCCCACATGTCTGTGATAGAATCGCTGATGGTTTTGTATGCGAAGGAAATATCGTCGGGTGACCGCGTCATGGCGGCCATACGAAG AATATCTGGCAACAACTATCAGGCGCCTCCTGGCCAGTCCTACGAGCAAGCTCTGCTGGGCTGGATTTCACATGCTTGCGCCGCTCTTAAGAAGCGCATTATCAAGGAGGTGGACGCCGGACTGCCCGATGATAAT GGCTCTCGTCTGCAGACGCCGGACATACCGCCTGTAAGGGACTTCCAGGATCTGTGCGATGGCATCTGCTTGGCACTGCTCATCTCGTACTACTGTCCAAAGGTGGTGCCGTGGACGAGTGTGCGGATTAACTATCTGCCGGCCGTCGAGGATTCGATTCACAACATCCTGCTTGTGTGCAATTTCTCGCAGAAGCATCTGCCATATAGCGTGTTCCACATGACGCCCGAGGATGTAACCTATATGCGCGG ATCCATGAAACTGAATCTGGTACTGCTGCTCACGGACCTATTCAATCTGTTCGAGATACACCCAGCCAAGTGTGTTTGCTACCCCGGCATGGATGGTCAGG TTCCGCACTCGAATTCATTTGGCGGCGGCTTAAATCGCAGATCAACCCCGCCCAACGAGTACCAGACGGTTCAGTCAAATAATTTCGATGGTAATAATCATGCCGAAG CCTTCGTGGTGCACAAGTCGCGTGGCATCACCACACTCGCCTCCATGCactcgcagcagcagcagcagctccatcagcaacaccagcagcagcaacagcagcaataCCACCAGCAGGCACCGCAGCAACACCCGTCCCAGTCGCAGCTCCAAATTCAGCAGCAGGAGCCCTTGGTTCCGGCTCGGTTGCGCCAGGCTAAAGAAAAGACCAATGTCGAGTCGAAGGCGGACGAGAGAG GCGATTTTGTCGCTGCGGGTCGACCAAGTAACTGGGAACAGAGCCGCCGGCCAAGCTTTGCAG GTCGTCGATCGCGCAGAAATTCTTCCAGCGAGGACTCCCAGCTGACCATCGAGAACTTTGGCGGCTCCCAGGATCAGCTGAATACCCTAGGGCGGTACGAACGCGACAGGGAACGTAAGTTGTCCAACACCAGTGTGGGCAGTGCATATCCAGTTGAACCCGCTGTGGCCGTGCGATCTTCGATTGCCGATGCTCGAGGCACCTTGCAATTGGGCTACGACACGGATTCGGGCTCTGAGAAGCAGGATCGTGAAACGGAAAAGTATTCGATGCGCCGGCAGGTCAG TGTCGACAATGTGCCCACGGTTTCGTCGCACAATCTCTCGAATACGGGCAGCCCGTTGCCGGTGGCAAGGCACAAGCAACATTCCAGCGACAAAGactacagcagcaacagcggCATGACGCCGGATGCCTACAACGACACCCGTTCCACCAGTGGCTACGACCCGGAGAGCACTCCCGTGCGCAAATCCTCAACGAGCAGCATGCCGGCGAGTCCCGCTGCCTGGCAGTTGGATGTGGGAGACGACGACATGCGATCGCTGGAGAATGCCAGCAAGCTGTCCACAATTCGGATGAAGCTGGAGGAGAAGCGTAGGCGCATAGAGCAGGACAAGCGCAAGATCGAGATGGCCTTGCTGCGGCACCAGGAGAAG GAGGATCTGGAGTCGTGTCCGGACGTGATGAAGTGGGAGACCATGAGCAACGAATCGAAGCGCACGCCCGACATGGATCCCGTTGACTTGGACAAGTACCAG CAAAGTATCGCCATCATGAACATGAATCTGCAGGACATTCAGCAGGATATTCACCGCCTGGCCACCCAGCAGAGTCAGATGCAGGCTCAGCACCTGCAGGCCCAGCAGCTGATGCAGGCTCAGCAGATAGCCAACATGCTGAACCAG CAGCAGACCTACGGGTCGCAGCAGCACCTGGCCGATCACCATTACCAGCAGCCGAGACCCATGCAGCAAAGCTTTGGTTCATCGCCGCATCTTCCGCAGGCTTACAATGCTCCAGTCAGTGCGTACAGCTCCCGTCCGCCCAGCCGCGATCCCtaccagcagcagcaccagcatCAGCAGCCACAGCCGATGGCGATGCCCCAGCCGATGCAGTACGTCAACGAGCACGGGCAGTATATGTCGCCGCCGCAGCCCGCCCACTAcatgcagcagcagccacagcagcagccgcagaGCATCTACAGTGACAACGGTGCGGCGTACAACAACCACAGCAACCACTCGCCCTACGGCGGAGCCCCGCAGTATCGGAGCAGTGTGGTATACGACGATTACGGACAGCCCACCAACCACTTCTATCTGCACGAGTCGTCGCCACAGCCTCAGGCTCATCCGCAGCGCAGGACCTGGGCTCACTCAGCGGCAGCTGCCGCCTacgagcagcagcagcagatccAACCGCCTCTGGTGGATGTTAATGCCTGGCAGACACAGCAGCACCAGAAGCAGAAACAGACCTGGATGAACAGACCGCCGTCGAGTGCAGGGGCTCCCAGTCCTGGCAGCTTTGTGCTGCACCAGAACGGAGGAGGTGGCGGCGGAGGCGGAGGTGGTGGCGAGCTACAGCACCTGTTTCAGGTACAGGCCTCACCTCAGCACGGCCAGCGTCAGGTGAGCGGATCCAATGGCGTGCAGCGCCAGCAATCGCTGACTAACTTGCGCGACAATCGATCGCCCAAGGCGCCGCAGCAAATGGGAATGCCCATGGTGATGCCTATGCAACACGAGGACATGATGGCGCCGCAGAGCATTTGCTTCATCGGTGACGAGGAGGATGTGGATGAGCTGGAGCGCAACATCATCGAATCCATGCAGTCGACGCGCATCTCCGACTTTgtccaccagcagcagcagcagcaccaacaGCAACTTCAGCAGCAACAGCGGCTGCAGGGGCACAGTGGACGAGGCAGCAGCTCGGAGGATTACGACAGCGGGGAGATGATCTCCAACAAGCTGAACATCACCAGCGGCAATCTCACCTACCGCATACCCTCGCCCTCCCGTCCCTCCATCCAAGCCAACAGCTTCCAGGATCCCCGAGCAATGGCAGCGGCATCCGGCGGCGAGGACCAGCCGCCTGAGAAGGGCTTTTACATCTCCTTCGACGATGAGCAGCCCAAGCGACCCAAGCCACCGCTGCGCGCCAAGCGATCGCCCAAAAAGGAGGCTCCGCCGGGAAGCAGGGACAGCGTCGATAACCAGGCGACTCTCAAACGTGAATCGCTTAGTCAGCtgcacaacaacaacatcattGGGTTCGGTGGTGAGGATGTGAACAGCAAGCCGATGACCAGGCACAGCATCCATGGCCTAAACAACTCCAACAGTGTCAAATCCCCCGGGAATGCCACATACAACAAGTACACCGATGAGCCGCCCATCCAACTCCGCCAGCTGGCCGCCTCGGGAGCAGTTTCGCCAACTGGCAACGAGCGTCGGCTCTTGGAGGATTTGACCAaccagccaccgcagcagttAATGCAGCAACCCATGTCGCCCACGCGACTCCAGCAGAGCAGCAACAACGCAGAGGCGGCCAAAAACAAGGCACTGGTCATCGGAGCAGATTCCACCAACTTGGATCCG GACTCTGTCGATGAGATGGAGCGGCGCAAGGAGAAGATCATGCTGCTGTCCCTGCAACGTCGCCAGCAGCAGGAGGAGGCCAAGGCGCGCAAGGAGATCGAGTCTTCCCAGAAGCGGGAAAAAGAGCGCGAGAAGGAGGAGGAGCGTTCACGGAAGAAGGAAGAGCAAATGGCTAGGCGAGCGGCCATTTTGGAACAGCACAGACTCAAGAAAGCCATCGAAGAGGCCGAGCGAGAG GGTAAAACCCTGGATCGGCCCGATTTGCATGTGAAACTGCAACCCCATTCATCCACCTCAACGACTCCGCGACTGAGGCAGCAGCGCACCACGCGTCCCAGGCCCAAGACGATCCATGTGGACGATGCCAGCGTGGACATCAGCGAGGCTTCGAGCATCTCTAGTCGGGGCAAGAAAGGCTCAAGCTCGAATCTAACCG GCTACGGTCAACTAAGCTCAAATTCAATGAAAAGAGATTACTACAGGGGCTCGCAAGACTCCCTCACTGTAAAAG AGCCAGCCGGCGTAGAAAGGGGCCGCACTCTGTCGCGTATCTCCGTCGCTAAGGGCAGCACGCTTAATTTCCGGGGCCGAAAGTCCAATTCGCTAATGAATCTGTGCG ATTCGGGACTGGGACGCGCCACTCCGCCGAGGCGTGCTCCGTCGCCTGGAATGGGAATGGGCGCTTCAG GTCCTAAACTCTATAAACAACCAGCGGCCAAATCTAATCGTGGGATTATCCTGAACGCCGTTGAATACTGCGTTTTCCCCGGCGTTGTCAACCGCGAGGCCAAACAGAAAGTGCTGGAGAAGATTGCTCGCTCGGAGGCGAAGCACTTTCTGGTACTCTTCCGGGATGCGGGCTGCCAGTTCCGCGCCCTCTACAGCTACCAGCCCGAAACGGACCAGGTAACGAAGCTGTATGGCACTGGGCCTAGTCAAGTCGACGAAGTGATGTTCGACAAGTTCTTCAA ATACAACTCAGGAGGCAAGTGCTTCTCGCAAGTGCACACAAAGCATCTGACGGTGACCATAGACGCCTTCACAATACACAATTCCCTGTGGCAGGGCAAGCGGGTGCAGTTGCCAAGCAAAAAGGACATGGCGCTTGTTATCTAA
- the Patronin gene encoding patronin isoform X34, whose protein sequence is MDVETQEIRQARQRASVKWLLSKAFNNRVPDNLKEPFYRDHENQERLKPQIIVELGNATLYCQTLSNLYSDPNYQSMNHWSIIQTLARKGVPVAESSDMPITETVLIQTNPLRINAHMSVIESLMVLYAKEISSGDRVMAAIRRISGNNYQAPPGQSYEQALLGWISHACAALKKRIIKEVDAGLPDDNGSRLQTPDIPPVRDFQDLCDGICLALLISYYCPKVVPWTSVRINYLPAVEDSIHNILLVCNFSQKHLPYSVFHMTPEDVTYMRGSMKLNLVLLLTDLFNLFEIHPAKCVCYPGMDGQVPHSNSFGGGLNRRSTPPNEYQTVQSNNFDGNNHAEAFVVHKSRGITTLASMHSQQQQQLHQQHQQQQQQQYHQQAPQQHPSQSQLQIQQQEPLVPARLRQAKEKTNVESKADERGDFVAAGRPSNWEQSRRPSFAGRRSRRNSSSEDSQLTIENFGGSQDQLNTLGRYERDRERKLSNTSVGSAYPVEPAVAVRSSIADARGTLQLGYDTDSGSEKQDRETEKYSMRRQVSVDNVPTVSSHNLSNTGSPLPVARHKQHSSDKDYSSNSGMTPDAYNDTRSTSGYDPESTPVRKSSTSSMPASPAAWQLDVGDDDMRSLENASKLSTIRMKLEEKRRRIEQDKRKIEMALLRHQEKEDLESCPDVMKWETMSNESKRTPDMDPVDLDKYQQSIAIMNMNLQDIQQDIHRLATQQSQMQAQHLQAQQLMQAQQIANMLNQQQTYGSQQHLADHHYQQPRPMQQSFGSSPHLPQAYNAPVSAYSSRPPSRDPYQQQHQHQQPQPMAMPQPMQYVNEHGQYMSPPQPAHYMQQQPQQQPQSIYSDNGAAYNNHSNHSPYGGAPQYRSSVVYDDYGQPTNHFYLHESSPQPQAHPQRRTWAHSAAAAAYEQQQQIQPPLVDVNAWQTQQHQKQKQTWMNRPPSSAGAPSPGSFVLHQNGGGGGGGGGGGELQHLFQVQASPQHGQRQVSGSNGVQRQQSLTNLRDNRSPKAPQQMGMPMVMPMQHEDMMAPQSICFIGDEEDVDELERNIIESMQSTRISDFVHQQQQQHQQQLQQQQRLQGHSGRGSSSEDYDSGEMISNKLNITSGNLTYRIPSPSRPSIQANSFQDPRAMAAASGGEDQPPEKGFYISFDDEQPKRPKPPLRAKRSPKKEAPPGSRDSVDNQATLKRESLSQLHNNNIIGFGGEDVNSKPMTRHSIHGLNNSNSVKSPGNATYNKYTDEPPIQLRQLAASGAVSPTGNERRLLEDLTNQPPQQLMQQPMSPTRLQQSSNNAEAAKNKALVIGADSTNLDPDSVDEMERRKEKIMLLSLQRRQQQEEAKARKEIESSQKREKEREKEEERSRKKEEQMARRAAILEQHRLKKAIEEAEREGKTLDRPDLHVKLQPHSSTSTTPRLRQQRTTRPRPKTIHVDDASVDISEASSISSRGKKGSSSNLTGYGQLSSNSMKRDYYRGSQDSLTVKDSGLGRATPPRRAPSPGMGMGASGRHMPSPSGPGSLPPGLISKRRGFDDGSSDFSLTPNLNMEYSGPKLYKQPAAKSNRGIILNAVEYCVFPGVVNREAKQKVLEKIARSEAKHFLVLFRDAGCQFRALYSYQPETDQVTKLYGTGPSQVDEVMFDKFFKYNSGGKCFSQVHTKHLTVTIDAFTIHNSLWQGKRVQLPSKKDMALVI, encoded by the exons ATGGATGTCGAAACACAGGAAATACGACAG GCTCGTCAACGTGCTTCCGTCAAGTGGCTGCTCTCGAAGGCCTTCAACAATCGCGTGCCGGACAACCTGAAGGAGCCCTTCTACCGCGACCATGAGAACCAGGAGCGCCTCAAGCCGCAGATCATCGTGGAGCTGGGCAACGCCACGCTCTACTGCCAGACGCTGTCCAATCTGTACTCAGATCCCAACTACCAAAGCATGAACCACTGGTCAATAATACAGACGCTAGCGCGCAAGGGAGTTCCCGTGGCGGAATCCTCGGACATGCCCATTACCGAAACGGTATTAATTCAAACGAATCCGCTGCGAATT AACGCCCACATGTCTGTGATAGAATCGCTGATGGTTTTGTATGCGAAGGAAATATCGTCGGGTGACCGCGTCATGGCGGCCATACGAAG AATATCTGGCAACAACTATCAGGCGCCTCCTGGCCAGTCCTACGAGCAAGCTCTGCTGGGCTGGATTTCACATGCTTGCGCCGCTCTTAAGAAGCGCATTATCAAGGAGGTGGACGCCGGACTGCCCGATGATAAT GGCTCTCGTCTGCAGACGCCGGACATACCGCCTGTAAGGGACTTCCAGGATCTGTGCGATGGCATCTGCTTGGCACTGCTCATCTCGTACTACTGTCCAAAGGTGGTGCCGTGGACGAGTGTGCGGATTAACTATCTGCCGGCCGTCGAGGATTCGATTCACAACATCCTGCTTGTGTGCAATTTCTCGCAGAAGCATCTGCCATATAGCGTGTTCCACATGACGCCCGAGGATGTAACCTATATGCGCGG ATCCATGAAACTGAATCTGGTACTGCTGCTCACGGACCTATTCAATCTGTTCGAGATACACCCAGCCAAGTGTGTTTGCTACCCCGGCATGGATGGTCAGG TTCCGCACTCGAATTCATTTGGCGGCGGCTTAAATCGCAGATCAACCCCGCCCAACGAGTACCAGACGGTTCAGTCAAATAATTTCGATGGTAATAATCATGCCGAAG CCTTCGTGGTGCACAAGTCGCGTGGCATCACCACACTCGCCTCCATGCactcgcagcagcagcagcagctccatcagcaacaccagcagcagcaacagcagcaataCCACCAGCAGGCACCGCAGCAACACCCGTCCCAGTCGCAGCTCCAAATTCAGCAGCAGGAGCCCTTGGTTCCGGCTCGGTTGCGCCAGGCTAAAGAAAAGACCAATGTCGAGTCGAAGGCGGACGAGAGAG GCGATTTTGTCGCTGCGGGTCGACCAAGTAACTGGGAACAGAGCCGCCGGCCAAGCTTTGCAG GTCGTCGATCGCGCAGAAATTCTTCCAGCGAGGACTCCCAGCTGACCATCGAGAACTTTGGCGGCTCCCAGGATCAGCTGAATACCCTAGGGCGGTACGAACGCGACAGGGAACGTAAGTTGTCCAACACCAGTGTGGGCAGTGCATATCCAGTTGAACCCGCTGTGGCCGTGCGATCTTCGATTGCCGATGCTCGAGGCACCTTGCAATTGGGCTACGACACGGATTCGGGCTCTGAGAAGCAGGATCGTGAAACGGAAAAGTATTCGATGCGCCGGCAGGTCAG TGTCGACAATGTGCCCACGGTTTCGTCGCACAATCTCTCGAATACGGGCAGCCCGTTGCCGGTGGCAAGGCACAAGCAACATTCCAGCGACAAAGactacagcagcaacagcggCATGACGCCGGATGCCTACAACGACACCCGTTCCACCAGTGGCTACGACCCGGAGAGCACTCCCGTGCGCAAATCCTCAACGAGCAGCATGCCGGCGAGTCCCGCTGCCTGGCAGTTGGATGTGGGAGACGACGACATGCGATCGCTGGAGAATGCCAGCAAGCTGTCCACAATTCGGATGAAGCTGGAGGAGAAGCGTAGGCGCATAGAGCAGGACAAGCGCAAGATCGAGATGGCCTTGCTGCGGCACCAGGAGAAG GAGGATCTGGAGTCGTGTCCGGACGTGATGAAGTGGGAGACCATGAGCAACGAATCGAAGCGCACGCCCGACATGGATCCCGTTGACTTGGACAAGTACCAG CAAAGTATCGCCATCATGAACATGAATCTGCAGGACATTCAGCAGGATATTCACCGCCTGGCCACCCAGCAGAGTCAGATGCAGGCTCAGCACCTGCAGGCCCAGCAGCTGATGCAGGCTCAGCAGATAGCCAACATGCTGAACCAG CAGCAGACCTACGGGTCGCAGCAGCACCTGGCCGATCACCATTACCAGCAGCCGAGACCCATGCAGCAAAGCTTTGGTTCATCGCCGCATCTTCCGCAGGCTTACAATGCTCCAGTCAGTGCGTACAGCTCCCGTCCGCCCAGCCGCGATCCCtaccagcagcagcaccagcatCAGCAGCCACAGCCGATGGCGATGCCCCAGCCGATGCAGTACGTCAACGAGCACGGGCAGTATATGTCGCCGCCGCAGCCCGCCCACTAcatgcagcagcagccacagcagcagccgcagaGCATCTACAGTGACAACGGTGCGGCGTACAACAACCACAGCAACCACTCGCCCTACGGCGGAGCCCCGCAGTATCGGAGCAGTGTGGTATACGACGATTACGGACAGCCCACCAACCACTTCTATCTGCACGAGTCGTCGCCACAGCCTCAGGCTCATCCGCAGCGCAGGACCTGGGCTCACTCAGCGGCAGCTGCCGCCTacgagcagcagcagcagatccAACCGCCTCTGGTGGATGTTAATGCCTGGCAGACACAGCAGCACCAGAAGCAGAAACAGACCTGGATGAACAGACCGCCGTCGAGTGCAGGGGCTCCCAGTCCTGGCAGCTTTGTGCTGCACCAGAACGGAGGAGGTGGCGGCGGAGGCGGAGGTGGTGGCGAGCTACAGCACCTGTTTCAGGTACAGGCCTCACCTCAGCACGGCCAGCGTCAGGTGAGCGGATCCAATGGCGTGCAGCGCCAGCAATCGCTGACTAACTTGCGCGACAATCGATCGCCCAAGGCGCCGCAGCAAATGGGAATGCCCATGGTGATGCCTATGCAACACGAGGACATGATGGCGCCGCAGAGCATTTGCTTCATCGGTGACGAGGAGGATGTGGATGAGCTGGAGCGCAACATCATCGAATCCATGCAGTCGACGCGCATCTCCGACTTTgtccaccagcagcagcagcagcaccaacaGCAACTTCAGCAGCAACAGCGGCTGCAGGGGCACAGTGGACGAGGCAGCAGCTCGGAGGATTACGACAGCGGGGAGATGATCTCCAACAAGCTGAACATCACCAGCGGCAATCTCACCTACCGCATACCCTCGCCCTCCCGTCCCTCCATCCAAGCCAACAGCTTCCAGGATCCCCGAGCAATGGCAGCGGCATCCGGCGGCGAGGACCAGCCGCCTGAGAAGGGCTTTTACATCTCCTTCGACGATGAGCAGCCCAAGCGACCCAAGCCACCGCTGCGCGCCAAGCGATCGCCCAAAAAGGAGGCTCCGCCGGGAAGCAGGGACAGCGTCGATAACCAGGCGACTCTCAAACGTGAATCGCTTAGTCAGCtgcacaacaacaacatcattGGGTTCGGTGGTGAGGATGTGAACAGCAAGCCGATGACCAGGCACAGCATCCATGGCCTAAACAACTCCAACAGTGTCAAATCCCCCGGGAATGCCACATACAACAAGTACACCGATGAGCCGCCCATCCAACTCCGCCAGCTGGCCGCCTCGGGAGCAGTTTCGCCAACTGGCAACGAGCGTCGGCTCTTGGAGGATTTGACCAaccagccaccgcagcagttAATGCAGCAACCCATGTCGCCCACGCGACTCCAGCAGAGCAGCAACAACGCAGAGGCGGCCAAAAACAAGGCACTGGTCATCGGAGCAGATTCCACCAACTTGGATCCG GACTCTGTCGATGAGATGGAGCGGCGCAAGGAGAAGATCATGCTGCTGTCCCTGCAACGTCGCCAGCAGCAGGAGGAGGCCAAGGCGCGCAAGGAGATCGAGTCTTCCCAGAAGCGGGAAAAAGAGCGCGAGAAGGAGGAGGAGCGTTCACGGAAGAAGGAAGAGCAAATGGCTAGGCGAGCGGCCATTTTGGAACAGCACAGACTCAAGAAAGCCATCGAAGAGGCCGAGCGAGAG GGTAAAACCCTGGATCGGCCCGATTTGCATGTGAAACTGCAACCCCATTCATCCACCTCAACGACTCCGCGACTGAGGCAGCAGCGCACCACGCGTCCCAGGCCCAAGACGATCCATGTGGACGATGCCAGCGTGGACATCAGCGAGGCTTCGAGCATCTCTAGTCGGGGCAAGAAAGGCTCAAGCTCGAATCTAACCG GCTACGGTCAACTAAGCTCAAATTCAATGAAAAGAGATTACTACAGGGGCTCGCAAGACTCCCTCACTGTAAAAG ATTCGGGACTGGGACGCGCCACTCCGCCGAGGCGTGCTCCGTCGCCTGGAATGGGAATGGGCGCTTCAGGTAGGCATATGCCATCTCCCTCCGGACCGGGCTCTTTGCCGCCAGGTTTGATATCGAAACGTCGCGGATTTGATGATGGATCCAGCGATTTCTCTTTAACTCCGAATTTGAACATGGAATATTCGG GTCCTAAACTCTATAAACAACCAGCGGCCAAATCTAATCGTGGGATTATCCTGAACGCCGTTGAATACTGCGTTTTCCCCGGCGTTGTCAACCGCGAGGCCAAACAGAAAGTGCTGGAGAAGATTGCTCGCTCGGAGGCGAAGCACTTTCTGGTACTCTTCCGGGATGCGGGCTGCCAGTTCCGCGCCCTCTACAGCTACCAGCCCGAAACGGACCAGGTAACGAAGCTGTATGGCACTGGGCCTAGTCAAGTCGACGAAGTGATGTTCGACAAGTTCTTCAA ATACAACTCAGGAGGCAAGTGCTTCTCGCAAGTGCACACAAAGCATCTGACGGTGACCATAGACGCCTTCACAATACACAATTCCCTGTGGCAGGGCAAGCGGGTGCAGTTGCCAAGCAAAAAGGACATGGCGCTTGTTATCTAA